The region AACGAAGGGGGCTCCAGTGGCAAACGAAAATGATACCCACGATGACGATAAAGACCAGGATGCCATGGCGGCCGAGTGGGAAGCGGCCATGATGGAGCAGGGTGACGACGCTGACAGCGGTGACGACTCCGATGAGAGTCAGGCGTCGCAGAGTCGGAGTAATGACGTAGACCGGGTCGCACTGGACGAACTCACCGAAGACGAACAACCCAACACCAATCCGGATCTGGATGTGATTCTGGACATCCCTGTGTCCATTTCCATGGAAGTGGGGCGCACCTCCATTACCATCCGCAACCTGTTGCAGCTCAACCAGGGGTCGGTCATCGAGCTGGATCGGCTGGCCGGTGAACCACTGGACGTGCTGGTTAACGGTACACTGATTGCCCACGGTGAAGTGGTGGTGGTGAATGAAAAGTTCGGTATCCGGATGACCGACGTGATCAGTCCGTCCGAACGGATCAAGAAGCTGCGCTGATGGAAGGAACGGCCGCCACCCAATTGATGAGTGTGCTGTTCAGTCTGTTACTGATCATCGCGCTGATTTTCGCGCTCGCCTGGTTGTTGCGTCGGTTTGGGCAGAGTGCTTTTATGAACTCGTCCGCCATGAAAGTGGTCGCCACCTTACCGCTGGGTACCCGGGAACGGCTACTGGTGGTGGAGGTGGGCGGCCAGCAACTGCTGCTCGGCGTGACTGCACAGCAAATCCGCACACTGCACGTGTTTGAAGAACCGGTCATCGACGCGCAAGGCGTCAAGAGCAGCGATTTCAGACAGCGCCTGATGAACATTATGAACAAGAACCCAAAACCCTGATGAAGTCTTACCCCGCAAACCCATTTCGTGCCCTCTGGCCGCTGCTGTTGTCACTCCTGTTGTGCGTTGGTGCGGGACAGACCCTGGCCCAGGACGCACCGGACGCTGAGCCACCTGCAGAGCAGGGAGTGGGTGGTTCCCTGCCGGCGATCCCGGGCTTGCCGGCACTGACGGTCACCACCAATCCGGATGGCTCGGAAGAGTACACGGTCACGCTGCAGATCCTGGCGATCATGACCGCGTTCACCTTCCTGCCCGCCATCCTGCTGATGATGACCTCCTTCACCCGGATCATCATCGTGTTTGCCATCCTGCGTCAGGCGCTGGGCTTGCAGCAGTCGCCGTCGAACCAGATCCTGATTGGCCTGTCGTTGTTCCTGACCCTGTTCATCAT is a window of Marinimicrobium sp. C6131 DNA encoding:
- the fliN gene encoding flagellar motor switch protein FliN, with protein sequence MANENDTHDDDKDQDAMAAEWEAAMMEQGDDADSGDDSDESQASQSRSNDVDRVALDELTEDEQPNTNPDLDVILDIPVSISMEVGRTSITIRNLLQLNQGSVIELDRLAGEPLDVLVNGTLIAHGEVVVVNEKFGIRMTDVISPSERIKKLR
- the fliO gene encoding flagellar biosynthetic protein FliO; this translates as MEGTAATQLMSVLFSLLLIIALIFALAWLLRRFGQSAFMNSSAMKVVATLPLGTRERLLVVEVGGQQLLLGVTAQQIRTLHVFEEPVIDAQGVKSSDFRQRLMNIMNKNPKP